The Marinilabiliales bacterium region CCGGCCTTCTTGTTCAGCCCCACAAGTGTTGCAAGCTTATTGCCAGGGTGAATATATGCCACTACCATTGAAGCCTCAAGCTTTCCATAGTATGATATATCGATCTTCTCGCCTATGATCCCAACCTGCTGCAAAATTACGTCAGACACACTGGTCCCGTTCATTTCAAGACCTTTCAGCTCTTCAAGATTGGCGGGATTCTTTTCAAGGGCAAGATCAAGTATTGAGCTCGCAAGCTCCACAAAACCTTCATTCTTTGCAACAAAATCGGTCTCACTGTTCAGCACAACGATCGCACCGCGCGTACCGTCTCCGGTAACCCTGGCCAGAACAGCGCCTTCGGTGGCTTCACGGTCAGCCCTCTTGCTGGCCACTGCAATACCCTTCTTTCTGATGATCTCGGCTGCCTTCTCGAAGTCGCCATCAGCTTCACCAAGGGCTTTCTTGCAATCCATCATTCC contains the following coding sequences:
- a CDS encoding elongation factor Ts, which produces MANISASDVKKLREMTGAGMMDCKKALGEADGDFEKAAEIIRKKGIAVASKRADREATEGAVLARVTGDGTRGAIVVLNSETDFVAKNEGFVELASSILDLALEKNPANLEELKGLEMNGTSVSDVILQQVGIIGEKIDISYYGKLEASMVVAYIHPGNKLATLVGLNKKAGIQVGRDVAMQVAAMNPVSVDKDDIPQEVIDKEIEIGKEQARQEGKPEELLERIAMGKLNKFYKESTLLNQDFTKDNKKTVKQYLQEFDKELTVTGFLRYGLGN